The sequence CAGACTTGAGGCATATACCcattgaataaaaatgaaatagaaacaaaaataaagagatatcTGCAAGGAGAGGCTGACTTAACTTGAAATCTCTggtcaaaattaaaaatatttgaagaaaaaaagttttaaatatacatagagagagagagagagagagagagagagagagagagagagagaggctgatAGAGAGATTGCTGGACATAAAAGCAGCAGCCAGAACAGAAGTTTGTaaccaaagaaacaaagaaggggaaaagaaaagatgaaagATTCCTCAGGCGAAGGCAGTCTTTCTTCCCCATGGTATGGGAAAAATTGTCTTTTGCTGCTTCTTTTTTCCAtctctatttctctcttttttctaaaaataatatgGTCACATGGCTTGATCATTGATTTTTACCATTCAAGCAAGGATAGAATATCAAATCATTGCAATTTGGAAGAAACAAGACGATTTGAATTCTTACCGGGAATACATCCATAATGGATTGAGTCAGTTATACGAGCGCTGTTAACCTGGGAACCGCCAGGACATATGCAGAACTTGGTGTTGtaaaatttcttttgataTAACAAATTCCCTTCAGCCCTATTTATTCTGTTGTTCAATATGTAAAGTTCTGTGTCATTCTCCCATACTCGTGCCAGTATAACTCTAATTTTGGAGTTCCTATGACCGGCCCAAAAACCGAGGGTTGTCCTGCAAAGCATGCCTCCTATTAATTAATGAACTTATATTATTAGGCTAAATCTAGTTGCAACAAAGTGATAATTACCTTCCATTTGAACACACGTCTTAACATATAAAACAAATCATCGAATAGGTCAACCACCATGAACTATGGAAATTAATCCAAAAAGGGAGCAATACATAGTGCATGTGTAGTTCATTAAGTGATAACAGAATATATACAAGAAACTGATATTCTTCTATATTACCTGTTTTCCACATCATTTCCTCCAGCTGGAAGAGCAAATGGCTGGAGTACTTGAGGAAGGGCAACATCTTTGTGTGGAATGAACCCAACGTCATAGCTAGGGGAGCACACAACTCGAATCGAATTCTTTACAAGAAGTGGAAATCCTTCTGTTGCCCTCACCCCAACATCATGACACGTGACAAAGAAGTGGTCCGCACCCAGGGTTCGGTTCCAGTAAGGATACTTGAATATCAAGCTCTCCACATAGTCCCGAACAATCACAGTCATTTCGTCATAAGTTGTATTCtgaaaaatcattatatacCAACATAGGAAAGGTCAAATTCAGAGTAAGAAGTTTGTCTTCTGCATTTAGGCATTACTATTCCCATTCAAGGTGAAGCAAACTTAGACTCTCAAATAATTACATCTGTTATAATAAAGTGGcattgaaacaaaaacaaaatccaccAATGGAGTTTACGTGTATTATGTTTAGTAGTCACAAACCACCAAATGCTTCGAAGCATTGGTACATAGAGACTAGAAAAACCAATAAGAACAGATGAAACTAATGGAAATCAGCAACAATAAAACCATGGGTCACTGCATAGTTCATCTCCACAGTTGCACTAGTTGTAGTTATATGTCCCTAGTAAAATTCAAAACTCATCCACACAAAAATTGAGACTTTGAGATATGTCAGATccacagcaacagcaacaatGAAAAGCCCCATATAAAAAGCTCTACTTTCCCAcaattttctcagcaaccataCAGTTCAAACAGAATCAGATAAACTTAATACCTTGCCTCGCATCTTGTGGCAGGATATAGGGATGAAGAAGAGGTGAGCTTGATCGGGATCGTCCGTACGGAACCGACTCTCTCTAATATTCTGGAAGAAGTAGCCCTCGCTGGCGTACTTGCCAGTGAGCTTCCTGGGCGTCTGGTAATACGTCTTTGGATCGCCGTCGGGGTATATGTAGACCTTGAATTTCGCTTCCATCTCGGCGAAATTCAACCGAAACACCTCCGGCGAGTGGTAGATATCGGAAAACTGCTCATTTGTATCGGCCGAGATGTGAATGGTGGGGGAGGAGGAGAAATGGACGGAATTGAGAGAGAAGTAGATGAAGGAAAGCAAAGTGAAGATGGCGAGAGTCAATAGCGATCCCTGTAAAGAGAACAACATCGGAGAAGACGACTGTGAGTGCGGTTGCGATTGCTTGCCCAAACTCATTTGCTCTCTCTCCACTCTCAAGTGGGAACAAGAAGCTCAGCTAAGCTAACGCCTGCCTTTGCTGCTGCTTCGATTTGGACTTTGGAgattgattttttcttttttctttcttccttttgagTAAAATCAATCAAGATTTGATTGTCAAGTGAGTCCATCAACCAAATTGAAGTTATAAGTTCctgacaaatataaatattttattattaaaaaaaaaaagggaaaaacttttgtttgtttttttgctttttcatgGGGAATTAGAAAAGAAATGGTTGGAcccaaaggaagaaaataaataaataaataaataagcagaaaaagggaaattagaaaatctttttttctctgttttttttggggaaagtAAGAAATACTCTTTAGTAAATTGGTGGTTTAGGCAACACTAGTACTCAGTTTAGGGCCCACTAATTCCCAATTTGAGGTTTGGTATTTTTTTGGCAAAACAAATGTTTTGGTGTTTGCATCTTTTGGGGTGGTAAAATTGCATGATTCACTTTTTGGTGCTGGTTACTCTTGTCATAAGCTTTTTGATGTGTTTTGttaacccccaaaaaaaaggtgaaTCATAGTGGAAAATGTTCCTACCATTCTAAAAATCTATCAAAGGaagttaaattaatttttaaaacacatCTAATTGGCATT comes from Prunus dulcis chromosome 6, ALMONDv2, whole genome shotgun sequence and encodes:
- the LOC117632847 gene encoding probable glycosyltransferase At5g03795, with amino-acid sequence MSLGKQSQPHSQSSSPMLFSLQGSLLTLAIFTLLSFIYFSLNSVHFSSSPTIHISADTNEQFSDIYHSPEVFRLNFAEMEAKFKVYIYPDGDPKTYYQTPRKLTGKYASEGYFFQNIRESRFRTDDPDQAHLFFIPISCHKMRGKNTTYDEMTVIVRDYVESLIFKYPYWNRTLGADHFFVTCHDVGVRATEGFPLLVKNSIRVVCSPSYDVGFIPHKDVALPQVLQPFALPAGGNDVENRTTLGFWAGHRNSKIRVILARVWENDTELYILNNRINRAEGNLLYQKKFYNTKFCICPGGSQVNSARITDSIHYGCIPVILSNYYDLPFNDILDWRKFAVILTEKDVYNLKQSLKDIPYSEFLTLHKNLVKVQQHFQWNSPPVKYDAFHMVMYDLWLRHHVIKY